From a region of the uncultured Desulfatiglans sp. genome:
- a CDS encoding conserved hypothetical protein (Evidence 4 : Unknown function but conserved in other organisms), with translation MPFINPNHRGLAYGDGYMQGDGQLGQVVKISGDDLFAVNTDPTAKSFGILIKDYNNGEMPGIYCMGGVYETDVFEGTVNPDDDLKVSANGKLTAGVQAGEEVIARAISASGGTIKFRLLI, from the coding sequence ATGCCTTTCATCAATCCCAATCATCGCGGCCTCGCTTACGGCGACGGCTACATGCAGGGCGACGGTCAACTCGGCCAGGTGGTGAAGATCTCCGGCGACGACCTGTTCGCCGTGAACACCGATCCGACGGCCAAGTCGTTCGGCATTCTGATCAAGGACTACAACAACGGCGAGATGCCCGGCATTTACTGCATGGGCGGTGTCTACGAAACCGACGTCTTCGAGGGGACCGTCAATCCCGACGACGACCTGAAGGTTTCGGCGAACGGCAAACTCACGGCGGGCGTCCAGGCCGGCGAAGAAGTGATCGCGCGGGCCATCTCCGCCTCCGGCGGAACGATCAAGTTCCGGCTGCTGATCTGA